One Chordicoccus furentiruminis DNA window includes the following coding sequences:
- the yajC gene encoding preprotein translocase subunit YajC, whose protein sequence is MINAILLDSASASSGSGAAGWGTMLIWLVVMIGIMYFLMIRPQRKEQKRLQSMLNDMAVGDSVVTTSGFYGVLLDITDDDVIVEFGNNKNCRIPMRKSAIAEVEKADAAYAAPESREKDRK, encoded by the coding sequence ATGATCAATGCGATTCTTCTCGACTCCGCCAGCGCGAGCTCCGGAAGCGGCGCTGCGGGCTGGGGCACCATGCTGATCTGGCTTGTGGTCATGATCGGCATCATGTATTTCCTGATGATCCGTCCGCAGAGGAAGGAGCAGAAAAGGCTTCAGTCCATGCTGAACGACATGGCCGTCGGCGACAGCGTGGTCACCACAAGCGGCTTCTACGGCGTGCTCCTCGACATCACGGACGACGATGTGATCGTCGAGTTCGGCAACAACAAGAACTGCCGCATTCCCATGCGCAAGTCGGCCATCGCCGAAGTTGAGAAGGCGGATGCCGCCTATGCTGCGCCGGAGTCCAGGGAAAAGGACCGGAAGTAA
- the ilvD gene encoding dihydroxy-acid dehydratase: protein MRSDTVRKGLQQAPHRSLWNALGVTKEEMEKPLVAVVSSWNEIVPGHMNLDKIAEAVKLGVAEAGGFPVVIPAIAVCDGIAMGHTGMKYSLVTRDLIADSTESMIMAHQFDAMVCIPNCDKNVPGLLMAAARLNIPTVFVSGGPMLAGHVGGKRTSLSSIFEAVGRRQAGTLDEAGLEEYEEYGCPTCGSCSGMYTANSMNCLTEAIGMGLRGNGTIPAVYSARLRLAKHAGNQVMEMLRRNIRPRDIITEASIRNALTVDMALGCSTNTMLHLPAIAHEIGMNLDMRMANEYSARTPNLCHLAPAGHTYMEQLNEAGGVYAVMHELAKKNLLNLNCMTVTGRTVGENIEHAENRDPEVIRPIDHPYSETGGLAVLSGNIAPEGGVVKQSAVAPEMLVHEGPARVFDCEDDAIRAILGGQIRKGDVVVIRYEGPKGGPGMREMLNPTSAIAGMGLGSTVALITDGRFSGASRGASIGHISPEAAVGGPIALIEEGDIIEINIPEKTIHLRVSDEELAKRKAAWKPREPKITTGYLARYAAMVTSGSRGAVLEVPKR from the coding sequence ATGAGAAGTGATACAGTCAGAAAAGGACTTCAGCAGGCACCGCACCGTTCCCTCTGGAACGCACTGGGCGTCACGAAGGAGGAGATGGAAAAGCCGCTGGTCGCGGTTGTCAGTTCATGGAACGAAATCGTTCCGGGCCATATGAACCTCGACAAGATCGCCGAGGCGGTGAAGCTCGGTGTCGCCGAGGCCGGCGGATTCCCTGTCGTGATTCCGGCGATCGCCGTCTGCGACGGCATTGCCATGGGACACACCGGAATGAAGTATTCCCTGGTGACAAGAGATCTGATCGCCGACTCCACGGAATCGATGATCATGGCTCATCAGTTCGACGCGATGGTCTGCATCCCGAACTGCGACAAGAACGTGCCGGGTCTTCTGATGGCGGCCGCGCGTCTCAATATTCCCACCGTGTTCGTGAGCGGCGGACCGATGCTTGCCGGTCATGTAGGCGGAAAGCGCACCTCGCTTTCCAGCATTTTCGAAGCGGTGGGCCGCCGTCAGGCCGGTACGCTTGACGAAGCGGGACTTGAGGAATATGAGGAGTACGGGTGCCCCACCTGCGGTTCCTGCTCCGGCATGTACACCGCCAACAGCATGAACTGCCTCACGGAGGCCATCGGGATGGGGCTCCGGGGCAACGGCACGATTCCGGCCGTCTACTCGGCCCGCCTAAGACTCGCGAAGCACGCCGGCAATCAGGTTATGGAAATGCTGCGCCGGAACATCCGTCCCCGTGACATCATCACGGAGGCGTCGATCCGGAACGCACTGACCGTGGATATGGCGCTCGGATGCTCCACGAACACGATGCTCCATCTTCCGGCCATCGCGCATGAGATCGGCATGAACCTCGACATGCGGATGGCGAACGAGTACTCGGCCCGGACTCCGAACCTCTGCCATCTGGCGCCCGCCGGTCACACCTATATGGAGCAGCTGAACGAGGCCGGCGGCGTTTACGCCGTCATGCACGAGCTGGCGAAGAAGAATCTTCTCAATCTGAACTGCATGACCGTCACGGGCCGCACCGTCGGGGAAAACATCGAGCACGCCGAGAACCGTGACCCGGAGGTGATCCGTCCGATTGATCACCCGTACTCGGAAACCGGCGGACTCGCGGTCCTCTCCGGCAACATCGCGCCGGAAGGCGGCGTGGTGAAGCAGAGCGCGGTTGCACCGGAGATGCTGGTCCATGAGGGACCCGCTCGCGTCTTCGACTGCGAGGACGACGCGATCCGCGCGATCCTCGGCGGTCAGATCCGCAAGGGCGACGTCGTGGTCATCCGTTACGAAGGTCCCAAGGGCGGTCCGGGCATGCGCGAGATGCTGAATCCGACTTCCGCCATCGCGGGAATGGGTCTCGGATCGACGGTCGCACTGATCACGGACGGCCGTTTCAGCGGCGCCTCCCGCGGCGCTTCCATCGGCCATATTTCACCCGAAGCGGCTGTCGGCGGCCCCATCGCCCTGATCGAGGAGGGAGACATCATCGAGATCAATATTCCGGAGAAGACGATTCACCTCCGTGTTTCCGATGAGGAGCTCGCAAAGCGGAAGGCCGCGTGGAAGCCGAGAGAACCGAAGATTACAACCGGTTATCTCGCGCGTTACGCGGCGATGGTCACATCCGGAAGCCGCGGCGCAGTGCTCGAGGTTCCGAAGCGCTGA
- the tgt gene encoding tRNA guanosine(34) transglycosylase Tgt codes for MASYEILKEEGRAKRARFKTAHGTIETPVFMNVGTAAAIKGAVSSPELRELKCQVELCNTYHLHVRPGDDVVKEMGGVRKFMCWDGPVLTDSGGFQVFSLAKLRQIREEGVTFHSHVDGRLIFMGPEQSMQIQSNLGSTIAMAFDECPDALADASYIDRSIERTTRWLVRCQAEMRRLNSLPDTVNPDQLLFGINQGGIIDGLRIRHARQIASLGLDGYAVGGLAVGETHEQMYHVLEEVVPALPRDKPTYLMGVGTPANILEGVERGIDFFDCVYPSRNGRHGHVYTSRGHLNLFNAQYRTDPRPIDESCGCPVCRTFSRAYLRHLLKSGEMLGMRLCVMHNLYFYNSLMESIRLALDEGRFAEFKKDTLAAYGEHPVHNTVMHADWRP; via the coding sequence ATGGCATCATACGAAATTCTGAAGGAGGAAGGCCGGGCGAAGCGGGCCCGCTTCAAAACGGCTCACGGTACGATCGAGACACCGGTTTTCATGAACGTCGGGACGGCGGCGGCCATCAAGGGCGCGGTGTCCTCGCCGGAACTCAGGGAACTCAAGTGTCAGGTCGAGCTGTGCAATACCTACCACCTGCACGTCCGTCCGGGCGACGACGTCGTAAAGGAGATGGGCGGCGTAAGAAAGTTCATGTGCTGGGACGGGCCGGTTCTCACGGACTCAGGCGGCTTTCAGGTCTTTTCTCTTGCGAAGCTCCGTCAGATCAGAGAAGAGGGCGTGACGTTTCATTCCCATGTGGACGGCCGGCTGATTTTCATGGGTCCGGAGCAGAGCATGCAGATCCAGTCCAACCTCGGCTCCACGATTGCGATGGCTTTTGACGAATGCCCGGACGCGCTGGCGGACGCCTCCTACATCGACCGTTCCATCGAGCGGACGACCCGGTGGCTCGTCCGCTGTCAGGCGGAGATGAGGCGTCTCAACTCGCTTCCTGATACGGTCAACCCGGATCAGCTGCTTTTCGGCATCAATCAGGGCGGCATCATCGACGGGCTGCGGATCCGCCATGCACGCCAGATCGCCTCGCTCGGTCTGGACGGCTACGCGGTGGGCGGGCTCGCCGTGGGAGAGACGCATGAGCAGATGTACCACGTGCTGGAGGAAGTCGTTCCGGCCCTTCCGCGCGACAAGCCGACCTACCTGATGGGTGTGGGAACGCCGGCCAATATCCTGGAGGGTGTGGAGCGGGGCATCGATTTCTTCGACTGCGTCTATCCTTCCCGCAACGGGCGGCACGGTCACGTCTACACGAGCCGCGGCCACCTCAATCTGTTCAACGCGCAGTACCGGACCGATCCGCGTCCGATCGACGAATCCTGCGGGTGCCCTGTCTGCCGGACTTTTTCACGCGCGTACCTGCGCCATCTGCTGAAATCCGGTGAGATGCTGGGAATGCGCCTCTGCGTGATGCACAACCTGTACTTCTACAACAGTCTGATGGAGAGCATCCGGCTGGCTCTGGACGAGGGCCGGTTCGCCGAATTCAAGAAGGATACGCTGGCTGCCTACGGAGAGCATCCGGTTCACAACACCGTCATGCACGCGGACTGGCGGCCCTGA
- the leuB gene encoding 3-isopropylmalate dehydrogenase, with amino-acid sequence MNVQIALIPGDGIGPEIVSQAKRVLDRAAELGGHTFHYREVLLGGCSIDAAGVPLTDETVAICRASDAVLMGSIGGDAATSPWYRLPPEKRPEAGLLGIRKALGLFANLRPAVLYPELKGACPLKESVIRDGFDLMMVRELTGGLYFGKRYTKDVNGVRTAVDTLSYNEEEIRRVAERAFGIAEKRRHHLTLVDKANVLDSSRLWRDVVTDTAASHPDVRFDWMLVDNCAMQLVKNPGQFDVLLTENMFGDILSDEASMIAGSIGMLPSASLNGTGFGLYEPSGGSAPDIAGKGIANPLATILSAAMLLRYSLNLDREADAVERAVRRVLADGYRTADIMSDGCTQTDTAGMGDRVLERMEL; translated from the coding sequence ATGAACGTTCAAATCGCACTGATACCGGGCGACGGAATCGGACCGGAGATTGTCTCGCAGGCGAAGCGGGTGCTTGACCGCGCCGCAGAGCTGGGAGGTCACACATTCCATTACCGGGAGGTACTGCTGGGCGGCTGTTCCATCGACGCCGCCGGCGTACCGCTCACGGACGAAACCGTTGCGATATGCCGCGCGTCGGACGCGGTGCTGATGGGTTCCATCGGCGGCGACGCCGCCACTTCGCCGTGGTACCGCCTTCCGCCGGAAAAGCGGCCGGAAGCGGGGCTTCTCGGGATCCGGAAAGCGCTGGGGCTGTTCGCGAATCTGCGCCCGGCTGTTCTATATCCGGAGCTGAAGGGAGCCTGCCCTCTGAAGGAATCGGTGATCCGGGACGGCTTCGACCTCATGATGGTGAGGGAACTGACCGGCGGCCTGTACTTCGGAAAACGTTACACGAAGGACGTAAACGGCGTCCGCACGGCGGTGGATACGCTTTCCTACAACGAGGAGGAGATCCGCCGCGTGGCGGAGCGGGCCTTCGGGATCGCGGAGAAGCGGAGACATCATCTGACGCTGGTTGACAAGGCCAATGTGCTGGATTCGTCGAGACTGTGGCGTGACGTTGTGACGGACACGGCGGCTTCCCACCCGGACGTCCGTTTCGACTGGATGCTGGTGGACAACTGCGCGATGCAGCTTGTGAAGAATCCGGGTCAGTTCGACGTGCTTCTGACGGAGAATATGTTCGGCGACATCCTGTCCGACGAGGCCAGCATGATCGCCGGCTCCATCGGGATGCTGCCCTCCGCCTCGCTGAACGGGACGGGTTTCGGCCTCTACGAGCCGTCGGGCGGTTCCGCTCCGGATATCGCCGGCAAAGGGATCGCCAACCCTCTGGCGACGATTCTGTCCGCGGCGATGCTGCTCCGGTACAGCCTGAACCTTGACCGGGAAGCGGACGCCGTCGAGCGGGCCGTCCGGCGGGTGCTGGCTGACGGATACCGGACCGCCGACATCATGAGCGATGGGTGTACGCAGACGGATACCGCCGGGATGGGTGACCGGGTTCTGGAGCGCATGGAGCTCTGA